In Aquimarina spinulae, a single window of DNA contains:
- a CDS encoding CBS domain-containing protein: protein MGIISFQGARSKTKKQDETLIKVSDYMTRDLITFSPDQPVMEVIEALVKHKISGGPVVDDNNQLLGVISEGDCIKQLNESRYYNMPIEDARVEKFMAKNVETIDGNLNIFDAANKFLQTKRRRFPILEDGKLVGQISQKDVMKAALKMNSQNWRNR from the coding sequence ATGGGAATAATCAGTTTTCAAGGAGCTCGCTCTAAGACGAAGAAGCAGGATGAGACACTTATAAAAGTCTCGGATTATATGACAAGAGATTTGATTACATTTAGTCCTGATCAACCAGTTATGGAAGTTATCGAGGCATTAGTAAAGCATAAAATATCAGGAGGACCTGTGGTTGACGATAATAATCAATTATTAGGTGTCATTTCTGAAGGTGATTGTATTAAACAATTAAATGAAAGCCGTTATTATAATATGCCTATTGAAGATGCTAGAGTAGAAAAGTTTATGGCTAAAAATGTAGAAACAATAGATGGTAATCTCAATATTTTTGATGCAGCAAATAAATTTTTACAAACCAAAAGAAGACGCTTTCCTATTCTGGAAGATGGTAAACTAGTTGGGCAAATTAGTCAAAAAGATGTAATGAAAGCAGCATTAAAAATGAATAGCCAAAATTGGAGAAACCGGTAA
- the metG gene encoding methionine--tRNA ligase: protein MSTTGRYTITAALPYTNGPIHIGHLAGVYIPADIYSRFLRMTGNDVAFICGSDEHGAAIPMRARKEGVSPQVIIDKYHTIIKKSFNDFGISFDNYSRTSAPIHHETASEFFKKLYDDGKFIEETSEQLYDPEADQFLADRFVVGTCPKCGHEEAYGDQCENCGSSLNATDLINPKSTISGAEPILKQTKHWFLPLDQYENFLREWVLDGHKKDWKTNVYGQIKSWVDDGLRPRAVTRDLDWGIPVPVAGAEGKVLYVWFDAPIGYISSTKEWAAREGKDWEPYWKDKSTKLVHFIGKDNIVFHCIIFPSMLKAEGSYILPENVPANEFLNLEGNKLSTSKNWAVWLHEYLEEFPDQQDVLRYALTANAPETKDNDFTWKDFQARNNNELVAIFGNFINRVVVLTNKYYDGVIPLPGAFSEVDEQTLAELKAYPAVISSSIERYRFREASQELLNVARLGNKYLADEEPWKLIKTDEERTKTIMYVALQIASALATLSEPFLPFTSRKLKTILGSSRLDQESTWNEVATKEVLLPAGHQIEKGELLFSKIEDAEIQKQLDKLEATKKANEAENKVVEPQKDTATFDDFTKLDIRVGTIIEAEKMPKAKKLLVLKVDTGINTRTIVSGIAEHFSPEEIVGKKVTVLVNLAPRKLRGVESEGMILMTETPEGKLVFLNPDEDGVNPGAVIS from the coding sequence ATGAGCACGACGGGAAGATATACAATTACAGCAGCTTTACCATATACCAATGGCCCTATTCACATAGGCCATCTGGCAGGGGTTTATATCCCAGCAGATATTTACTCACGTTTCCTTAGAATGACCGGCAATGATGTTGCTTTTATTTGTGGTAGTGATGAGCATGGCGCTGCTATTCCTATGCGAGCAAGAAAAGAAGGAGTTTCACCACAAGTAATTATAGATAAGTACCATACAATCATTAAAAAGTCTTTTAATGATTTTGGAATTTCATTTGATAATTACTCAAGAACCTCTGCTCCTATTCATCACGAAACCGCTTCAGAATTTTTTAAGAAACTATACGATGATGGTAAATTTATAGAAGAAACATCAGAACAACTATACGATCCAGAGGCCGATCAATTTCTGGCAGATCGATTTGTAGTAGGTACTTGCCCTAAGTGTGGTCATGAAGAAGCATATGGTGATCAATGCGAAAATTGTGGTAGCTCTCTTAATGCAACAGATCTTATCAATCCAAAATCAACAATTTCTGGTGCAGAGCCTATCCTAAAACAAACCAAACACTGGTTTTTACCATTAGATCAGTATGAGAATTTTCTAAGAGAATGGGTTCTAGACGGGCATAAAAAAGATTGGAAAACCAATGTATATGGCCAAATCAAATCCTGGGTAGATGATGGATTACGCCCTCGTGCAGTAACACGTGATTTGGATTGGGGAATTCCGGTTCCGGTAGCTGGTGCAGAGGGAAAAGTATTATATGTATGGTTTGATGCTCCTATAGGATATATCTCTTCTACCAAAGAATGGGCAGCACGAGAAGGAAAAGACTGGGAACCTTATTGGAAAGATAAAAGCACAAAATTAGTTCATTTTATAGGAAAAGATAATATAGTTTTTCACTGTATTATTTTTCCGAGTATGCTCAAAGCGGAAGGAAGTTATATACTCCCCGAAAACGTACCTGCTAATGAGTTTTTAAATCTCGAAGGTAATAAACTGTCTACTTCAAAGAACTGGGCGGTATGGCTACATGAATATCTAGAAGAGTTTCCTGATCAACAGGATGTATTACGATATGCATTAACTGCCAATGCTCCTGAAACTAAAGACAATGACTTTACCTGGAAAGATTTTCAGGCTCGAAATAACAACGAATTGGTTGCCATATTCGGAAACTTTATCAATCGAGTAGTTGTATTGACTAATAAATATTATGATGGTGTAATACCATTACCGGGCGCTTTTTCTGAAGTTGATGAGCAAACCTTAGCAGAACTTAAAGCCTATCCTGCGGTTATCTCGAGTTCTATAGAACGATATCGATTTAGAGAAGCCAGTCAGGAATTACTAAATGTTGCTCGATTAGGGAACAAATATCTGGCAGACGAAGAACCTTGGAAATTGATTAAAACAGACGAAGAGCGTACCAAAACTATTATGTATGTTGCCTTGCAAATTGCATCTGCATTAGCTACACTATCAGAGCCATTTCTACCATTCACTTCAAGAAAATTAAAAACAATTCTTGGCTCTTCGAGACTTGATCAAGAATCTACATGGAATGAAGTTGCAACAAAAGAGGTACTTCTTCCGGCAGGACATCAAATCGAGAAAGGAGAATTGTTATTCTCTAAAATCGAAGATGCCGAAATCCAAAAACAACTAGACAAATTGGAAGCAACTAAAAAAGCTAACGAAGCTGAAAATAAAGTGGTAGAACCACAAAAAGATACAGCGACTTTTGATGATTTCACCAAATTGGATATCCGTGTTGGGACTATCATCGAAGCCGAGAAGATGCCTAAAGCCAAAAAGCTTTTAGTACTTAAAGTAGACACAGGAATTAATACCAGAACGATCGTTTCAGGTATTGCCGAACACTTTTCTCCAGAAGAAATCGTAGGCAAAAAAGTAACTGTATTGGTTAATCTTGCTCCAAGAAAATTACGTGGGGTAGAAAGTGAAGGAATGATCTTAATGACCGAAACACCTGAAGGAAAACTTGTATTCTTAAATCCTGACGAGGATGGAGTAAATCCCGGGGCGGTTATTAGTTAA
- a CDS encoding fumarate reductase/succinate dehydrogenase flavoprotein subunit: MSILDSKIPEGPLADKWTNYKNKINLVNPANKRNIDVIVVGTGLAGGSAAATLAELGYNVKTFCYQDSPRRAHSIAAQGGINAAKNYQGDGDSDYRLFYDTVKGGDYRSREANVYRLAEVSGNIIDQCVAQGVPFAREYGGLLDNRSFGGVLVSRTFYAKGQTGQQLLLGAYSAMNRQINRGKIQAFNRHEMLDLVKIDGKARGIIARDLVTGEIERHSAHAVVLASGGYGNVFFLSTNAMGSNVMAAWRAHRRGAFFANPCYTQIHPTCIPVSGDHQSKLTLMSESLRNDGRIWVPKRKEDVEAIREGKLKPTQLSEEERDYYLERRYPAFGNLVPRDVASRAAKERCDAGFGVNKTGEAVYLDFASAIQRYGKEKAMTSGMHNPSKEEITKMGEEVIESKYGNLFQMYEKIVDENPYKSPMMIYPAVHYTMGGLWVDYNLQTTIPGCYAAGEANFSDHGANRLGASALMQGLADGYFVLPYTIGDYLSSDIRTGKIPTDTPEFDQAEKEVKDRIEKLMGGSGEHSVDYYHKKLGKIMWNKCGMSRNEKELKEAIEEIAVLREDFWKNVKVPGTVNSMNPELEKAGRVADFLELGELFAKDALNRNESCGGHFREESVEQSGEQKGEALRDDKNFKYVAAWEYKGEPKDAELHKEDLVFENIELKTRSYK; this comes from the coding sequence ATGTCAATTTTAGATTCTAAAATACCTGAAGGTCCACTGGCAGATAAGTGGACAAATTATAAAAATAAAATTAACCTGGTTAATCCGGCGAATAAACGAAACATAGATGTTATCGTTGTTGGTACAGGATTAGCAGGAGGAAGTGCGGCTGCTACATTGGCCGAGCTTGGATATAATGTGAAAACATTCTGCTATCAAGATTCTCCTCGTCGTGCCCATTCGATTGCAGCACAAGGTGGAATTAATGCAGCAAAAAACTATCAGGGCGACGGTGATTCTGATTACCGACTGTTTTATGATACTGTAAAAGGAGGAGATTATCGTTCTCGTGAAGCTAATGTATATCGATTGGCAGAAGTTTCAGGAAATATTATCGATCAGTGCGTAGCACAAGGAGTTCCTTTTGCACGTGAATATGGTGGGTTATTAGATAATCGTTCCTTTGGAGGAGTATTAGTATCCAGAACATTTTATGCCAAAGGACAAACAGGGCAGCAATTGCTTCTTGGTGCATATTCTGCAATGAATCGTCAAATCAATAGAGGAAAAATACAAGCTTTTAACCGTCACGAAATGTTAGATTTAGTGAAGATTGATGGAAAAGCTCGTGGAATTATAGCTCGTGACTTGGTTACCGGAGAAATAGAACGCCATTCGGCTCATGCCGTAGTATTGGCGAGTGGAGGGTACGGAAATGTATTCTTCTTAAGTACCAATGCAATGGGAAGTAATGTTATGGCAGCATGGAGAGCACACCGTAGAGGAGCTTTCTTTGCAAACCCTTGTTATACTCAGATTCATCCAACTTGTATACCTGTATCGGGAGATCATCAATCTAAATTAACGTTGATGTCTGAGTCACTACGTAATGATGGACGTATATGGGTACCAAAAAGAAAGGAAGATGTAGAAGCAATACGTGAAGGTAAATTAAAACCAACACAGTTATCAGAAGAAGAAAGAGATTACTATCTCGAACGTCGTTATCCAGCTTTTGGTAACCTGGTGCCACGTGATGTAGCTTCGAGAGCAGCAAAAGAACGTTGTGATGCCGGTTTTGGAGTAAATAAAACAGGAGAAGCTGTATATCTGGATTTCGCATCAGCGATCCAACGATACGGAAAAGAAAAAGCAATGACTTCGGGTATGCATAACCCTTCTAAGGAAGAAATTACGAAGATGGGAGAAGAGGTTATCGAAAGCAAATATGGGAATCTATTTCAGATGTATGAAAAGATTGTAGATGAGAACCCTTATAAGTCTCCAATGATGATCTATCCAGCTGTACATTATACAATGGGAGGTCTTTGGGTAGATTATAACTTGCAAACTACTATACCAGGATGTTACGCCGCAGGAGAAGCAAATTTCTCTGATCACGGTGCGAACCGTCTTGGAGCATCAGCATTGATGCAAGGACTGGCAGACGGGTATTTTGTATTGCCATATACAATAGGAGATTATTTATCTAGCGATATTCGAACAGGAAAAATCCCAACAGATACGCCAGAGTTTGATCAAGCCGAAAAAGAAGTGAAAGATCGTATCGAGAAGTTAATGGGTGGATCAGGAGAACATTCTGTAGATTATTACCATAAGAAATTAGGTAAAATCATGTGGAACAAATGTGGAATGTCTCGTAATGAGAAAGAGCTAAAAGAAGCTATCGAAGAAATCGCAGTACTACGTGAGGATTTTTGGAAAAATGTAAAAGTTCCGGGAACGGTTAATAGTATGAACCCAGAATTAGAAAAAGCAGGAAGAGTAGCTGATTTCTTAGAATTGGGAGAGTTATTTGCCAAAGATGCATTAAATCGCAATGAATCTTGTGGAGGACATTTTAGAGAAGAATCTGTAGAACAGTCTGGGGAACAAAAAGGAGAAGCACTTAGAGATGATAAAAACTTTAAGTATGTAGCAGCGTGGGAGTACAAAGGAGAGCCTAAAGATGCCGAACTGCATAAAGAAGATCTGGTCTTCGAAAACATTGAATTAAAAACACGTTCTTATAAATAA
- a CDS encoding M28 family peptidase — MRKFPSLLTLLLIFISLAYTFYSSKPQKITDLKTSKQEFSTLRALEHVKNISKECHYLGSSAHEETKTYILDELKKLGLQPEIQEGISISDGGTISKPENIIAKIKGSNSTKSLVLMSHYDSSPHSSYGASDAGSGVATILEGIRAYLATNKVPKNDIIICITDGEELGLNGADLFIKKYPSAKNVGLALNFEARGSGGNSYMLIETNGKNGKMIDEFSKAGVKYPVTNSLAYSIYKMLPNDTDLTVLREQGNIEGFNFAFIDDHFDYHTANDIWQNLDLNTLQHQGSYLMPLLSYFSEVDLDILKSDRDYIYFNAPIFNLVKYPFSWIYILLIIAIILFIGLIFYGKFAYRIDFREVLVGLGGFLLCLIIAGGLTFGGWQLIKIIYPHYNEIQHGFTYNGYQYIAVFVLLSIAICFKVYARFSKSKNQASLLIGPLFIWLIICTLAALYLKGASYFIIIVLFGLISLVVLIRQKRPNPILMVVLALPAIFIVSPFIASFPVALGLKILFVSAVLSVLLFGVLIPVFGFYKRKKLFGNLCLLLSLVFFIAAHIKSDFTEKRQKPNSLVYILDTDQNKAVWASYDNILDAWTQNYINPEENIAETYNANTLQSKYRRSFAYANQAPIKNIRQPKLDISKDTIIGNLRHLELCIAPQRDIQRVDLYTETLFNFNALRVNGETAIDFDYSNGKTYNAFTKRWSQNLLTYHVSKNQPLELQMQFHKDSLPKFVLYESSYDLLTNEHFSIPSRNKNMMPKPFVINDAVVIKKGFAIEEYQEKKIDTTLAFDNTPIQTQEINE; from the coding sequence ATGCGAAAGTTTCCCTCTTTACTTACGTTACTCCTCATTTTTATTTCATTAGCTTACACATTTTACAGCAGTAAACCACAAAAAATAACAGATCTCAAGACCTCTAAACAGGAATTTTCTACACTTCGTGCTTTAGAACATGTAAAAAACATCTCTAAAGAATGCCATTACCTGGGTAGCTCTGCACATGAAGAAACGAAAACATATATCCTGGATGAATTAAAAAAACTGGGGCTGCAGCCCGAAATTCAAGAAGGTATTTCTATTTCTGATGGAGGGACAATAAGCAAACCCGAAAATATCATTGCAAAGATTAAGGGGAGCAATTCTACAAAGTCTCTGGTACTCATGTCTCATTATGACAGTTCTCCACATTCTTCATATGGTGCTAGTGATGCAGGTAGTGGTGTTGCAACTATCCTTGAGGGAATCAGAGCATATTTGGCTACAAATAAGGTTCCTAAAAATGATATTATCATTTGTATTACTGACGGAGAGGAACTTGGACTTAATGGGGCAGATCTTTTTATAAAAAAATATCCGTCGGCCAAAAATGTTGGGCTTGCTCTTAATTTTGAAGCTAGAGGAAGTGGCGGTAATTCTTATATGCTTATAGAGACCAATGGTAAGAATGGAAAAATGATCGATGAATTCTCTAAAGCTGGTGTAAAATATCCTGTTACTAATTCTCTTGCTTATAGCATTTACAAAATGCTACCTAATGATACCGATCTTACAGTTTTAAGAGAACAAGGAAATATCGAAGGATTCAACTTTGCTTTTATCGATGATCATTTTGATTATCATACAGCCAATGACATATGGCAAAACCTAGATCTAAACACATTACAGCATCAAGGGAGTTACCTCATGCCTCTACTCTCCTACTTTTCTGAAGTCGATCTAGACATCCTTAAATCTGATCGGGATTATATTTATTTTAATGCTCCAATTTTTAACCTTGTTAAATATCCTTTTAGTTGGATATATATTTTATTAATCATTGCGATTATCTTATTTATAGGATTAATTTTTTATGGAAAATTTGCATATCGAATAGATTTCAGAGAAGTTTTAGTAGGATTAGGAGGTTTCCTTTTATGCCTGATAATTGCAGGAGGTTTAACTTTTGGAGGGTGGCAGTTGATTAAGATTATCTATCCTCATTATAATGAAATTCAACATGGATTTACGTATAACGGGTATCAGTACATTGCCGTCTTTGTTTTATTATCTATAGCCATTTGTTTTAAGGTATATGCCCGATTTAGTAAAAGTAAAAATCAAGCTAGTTTACTCATAGGTCCATTGTTTATTTGGTTAATTATTTGTACCCTGGCAGCTTTATATCTTAAAGGTGCAAGTTATTTTATAATCATTGTATTATTTGGATTGATATCATTAGTTGTTCTTATTCGGCAAAAAAGACCTAATCCAATATTAATGGTTGTTTTGGCACTACCAGCTATCTTTATCGTATCTCCTTTTATTGCATCTTTTCCCGTGGCTTTAGGCTTAAAGATTCTTTTTGTCTCTGCCGTATTATCAGTACTGTTGTTTGGTGTATTAATCCCAGTATTTGGATTCTACAAAAGAAAAAAACTATTTGGCAATTTATGTCTTCTCCTAAGTTTAGTTTTCTTTATTGCTGCACATATAAAATCAGATTTTACCGAAAAACGACAAAAACCTAATAGTCTTGTCTATATCTTGGATACCGATCAAAATAAGGCCGTTTGGGCTTCTTATGATAATATTCTTGATGCCTGGACGCAAAATTACATCAACCCAGAAGAAAACATTGCCGAGACTTATAATGCAAATACACTACAAAGCAAATACAGAAGATCTTTTGCTTATGCCAATCAAGCTCCTATTAAAAATATAAGACAACCAAAATTAGACATTAGTAAAGATACTATAATCGGAAACCTGAGGCATCTGGAGTTATGTATTGCACCTCAGCGAGATATCCAAAGGGTTGATTTATATACCGAAACCTTGTTTAATTTTAACGCTTTACGAGTTAATGGTGAAACCGCAATAGATTTTGATTACTCTAATGGCAAAACCTACAATGCGTTTACAAAAAGGTGGAGTCAAAACCTGCTTACTTATCATGTAAGTAAAAACCAACCTCTAGAATTACAAATGCAGTTTCATAAGGATTCACTACCAAAATTTGTTTTATATGAATCTTCATATGATTTGCTTACCAATGAACATTTCTCAATCCCGTCGAGAAATAAAAATATGATGCCTAAACCATTTGTAATAAATGATGCTGTAGTTATTAAAAAAGGGTTTGCAATAGAAGAGTATCAGGAGAAGAAAATTGATACAACACTCGCATTCGATAATACACCAATCCAAACCCAAGAAATAAATGAATAA
- a CDS encoding succinate dehydrogenase/fumarate reductase iron-sulfur subunit has translation MNLTLKIWRQSDADSKGKLVDYKISGIEGDMSFLEMLDVLNEDLINKGEEPVVFDHDCREGICGACSLQINGEPHGPDRLVTTCQLHMRKFNDGDTIYIEPFRAKAFPVVKDLMVDRSSFERIQHAGGYISVNTSGNTQDANAIPIRKEDADEAMDAATCIGCGACVAACKNASAMLFTSAKVSQFALLPQGQVEATERVLAMVNQMDEEGFGNCTNTGACEIECPKGISLENIARMNREYLKASMKG, from the coding sequence ATGAATCTTACATTAAAAATATGGCGTCAAAGTGATGCTGATTCCAAAGGAAAGTTAGTAGACTATAAAATTTCTGGAATAGAAGGAGACATGTCTTTTTTAGAAATGTTAGACGTGTTAAATGAAGACTTGATCAATAAAGGAGAAGAACCTGTAGTTTTTGATCACGATTGTAGAGAAGGGATCTGCGGAGCCTGTTCGTTACAAATCAATGGAGAACCTCATGGGCCAGATCGTTTAGTAACTACCTGTCAATTGCATATGCGTAAGTTTAACGATGGAGATACTATTTATATAGAGCCGTTTAGAGCAAAAGCATTTCCTGTAGTAAAGGATTTAATGGTAGACCGCTCTTCTTTTGAGCGTATACAGCATGCAGGAGGGTATATTTCTGTTAATACTTCGGGAAACACACAAGACGCAAATGCTATCCCTATTCGTAAAGAAGATGCAGACGAGGCTATGGATGCAGCAACTTGTATTGGTTGTGGTGCTTGTGTGGCAGCTTGTAAAAATGCGTCGGCTATGTTATTTACTTCGGCTAAAGTTTCGCAATTTGCGTTGCTACCACAAGGTCAGGTAGAAGCTACAGAACGTGTACTGGCAATGGTAAACCAAATGGATGAAGAAGGATTTGGGAACTGTACCAATACTGGTGCTTGTGAAATCGAATGTCCTAAAGGGATATCATTAGAAAATATAGCACGTATGAACCGTGAATATTTAAAAGCAAGCATGAAAGGATAG
- a CDS encoding histone deacetylase has product MLKIAYHPIYTHPLPEKHRFPMVKYELLPKQLLYEGTCKEENFFEPKIPDPQLILAVHTKDYYTSLIELSLNPKAARKIGFPLSKELIDREMIIADGTIQASEYAIQYGVAMNIAGGTHHAYTDRGEAFCLLNDQAIGARYLLQHGLAKKILIVDLDVHQGNGTVEIFESDDTVFTFSMHGANNYPFKKEKSDLDIELPNQTEDHEYLRILKETLPQLINDQKPDFMYYLSGVDILSTDKLGKLGCTLSGCAERDRFVLQTCKDLDIPVMCSMGGGYSPDIKTIIEAHANTYRLAQDIFF; this is encoded by the coding sequence ATGCTCAAAATAGCATATCACCCGATCTATACACATCCTTTGCCAGAAAAGCATCGATTCCCGATGGTTAAATATGAGCTATTGCCTAAACAATTGCTTTATGAAGGAACCTGCAAAGAAGAGAATTTCTTTGAACCCAAAATTCCGGATCCACAACTTATTCTGGCGGTTCATACAAAAGACTATTATACAAGTCTTATCGAATTATCATTAAACCCAAAAGCAGCCAGAAAAATTGGTTTTCCGCTATCAAAAGAACTCATTGATCGTGAAATGATTATCGCCGATGGCACGATTCAGGCTTCTGAATATGCCATACAATATGGTGTCGCCATGAATATTGCTGGTGGTACTCATCATGCGTATACAGATCGTGGTGAAGCATTTTGTCTACTAAATGATCAAGCTATTGGAGCACGATACCTTTTGCAACATGGTTTAGCAAAAAAAATACTAATCGTAGATCTTGATGTACACCAAGGTAACGGAACCGTAGAAATATTCGAAAGTGATGATACTGTATTCACGTTCTCGATGCATGGAGCAAACAATTATCCATTTAAAAAAGAAAAATCTGATCTGGATATCGAACTTCCCAATCAAACCGAAGATCACGAATACTTAAGAATCCTAAAAGAAACTCTTCCTCAACTTATCAATGACCAGAAACCTGATTTCATGTATTATTTAAGTGGTGTAGACATCTTATCTACCGATAAATTAGGGAAATTAGGATGTACTCTGTCTGGTTGTGCAGAACGTGACAGATTTGTACTTCAGACATGCAAAGATCTTGACATCCCAGTAATGTGTTCTATGGGAGGTGGCTATTCTCCAGATATCAAGACCATTATAGAAGCACACGCCAATACCTACAGATTAGCACAAGATATTTTCTTTTAA
- a CDS encoding pyridoxamine 5'-phosphate oxidase family protein, which translates to MAKILTEISSELKDFIAKQKVFFVGTAANEGRVNISPKGMDTFRVIGPNKIVWLNLTGSGNETAAHVIKNNRMTILFCAFEGKPLILRLYGTASIFHKQDETYHNYIHLFPEIIGSRQIIEMHVDMVQTSCGYAVPFMDFKEERTQLKSWSEKQGEERLENYRKEKNALSIDGFETRITGSDKK; encoded by the coding sequence ATGGCAAAAATACTAACCGAGATAAGTTCAGAATTAAAAGATTTTATAGCAAAACAAAAAGTTTTCTTTGTAGGAACCGCAGCCAATGAAGGGCGGGTTAATATTTCTCCTAAAGGAATGGATACATTTCGGGTTATTGGACCAAACAAAATTGTATGGCTTAATCTTACAGGGAGTGGAAATGAAACTGCTGCTCATGTCATAAAAAATAATAGAATGACTATTCTATTCTGTGCTTTTGAAGGAAAACCTTTAATCTTGAGACTATACGGAACTGCCAGCATATTTCATAAACAAGATGAAACATATCATAATTATATTCATTTATTTCCCGAGATTATTGGTTCCCGTCAAATCATTGAAATGCATGTAGATATGGTACAAACCTCTTGCGGATATGCTGTTCCGTTTATGGATTTTAAAGAAGAAAGAACACAATTAAAATCCTGGTCTGAAAAACAAGGAGAAGAGCGATTAGAAAATTATCGAAAAGAAAAGAATGCTCTTAGTATTGATGGTTTCGAAACTAGAATAACGGGTTCTGATAAAAAATAA
- a CDS encoding DUF2116 family Zn-ribbon domain-containing protein, which yields MQKECPVCGDKIIGRADKKFCSDYCRNAYNNQLNKDSKNLIRNINNLLRKNYRILEELNPKDKTKTTKTKLITKGFDFQHFTSIYITKTGNTYYFVYDQGYLPLENDFYAIVKRN from the coding sequence ATGCAAAAAGAATGTCCGGTATGTGGCGACAAAATTATTGGTAGGGCAGATAAAAAATTCTGCAGTGATTACTGTCGTAATGCATATAACAATCAGCTCAACAAGGATAGCAAAAACTTGATACGCAATATCAATAACTTATTACGCAAAAACTACCGAATTCTTGAAGAATTAAATCCAAAGGATAAAACTAAAACTACTAAGACAAAACTGATAACCAAGGGATTTGATTTTCAGCATTTTACCAGTATTTATATTACCAAAACCGGAAACACCTATTATTTTGTATATGATCAGGGATATCTCCCGTTAGAGAATGATTTCTATGCAATTGTAAAAAGAAATTAA